The following proteins are encoded in a genomic region of Populus trichocarpa isolate Nisqually-1 chromosome 13, P.trichocarpa_v4.1, whole genome shotgun sequence:
- the LOC7465646 gene encoding wax ester synthase/diacylglycerol acyltransferase 4 encodes MVSEKEEDALEPVSPTGQYFNSSVLNVSVLGVLETEVPIDDSKTIPFLMDVFLPINPRFSSIMVIDENGEKRWKKVEVKFKDHVYVPIFPAEMSPQFYDKYFEDYFSKLSLSQLPQSQPLREIHFIKYPTSNAAGTVIFKIHHSIGDGYSLVGALLSCLQRADNPSLPLTLPSVQPRVDTSGDHGTIFKTVPKIFSLLFYTVSDFLGSLMKSSLVEDDLSPIRSGDIGIEFRPIALASMTFSLGQIKQIKATLGVTINDVITGAIFLGTRLYMQEMSKGSSNHSNCTALVLLNTRMFRSYQSIKEMVKPKAESPWGNHFAFLHVQLPELVASTELNPIEFVRKSQQIIKRKRSSWAVHLTAAFVETVKKLKGHEVAAQCIHKTLLNASVLITNMIGPVEKMCLANHPIKDMFFVLAGNPQSLTITIVSYMDNLRVTVGAEKGFVDVQKLKSCIEEAFQMILKSAAGEIQQMK; translated from the exons ATGGTCTcggagaaagaagaagacgcTTTAGAGCCCGTGAGTCCTACTGGACAGTACTTCAACAGCTCGGTTCTAAACGTCTCCGTTCTTGGTGTTTTGGAGACTGAAGTTCCCATTGATGACTCAAAAACTATCCCTTTCCTCATGGATGTTTTTCTCCCCATCAACCCACGTTTCTCTTCCATCATG GTTATTGATGAGAATGGAGAAAAAAGATGGAAGAAGGTGGAAGTGAAGTTCAAAGACCATGTTTATGTCCCCATTTTCCCAGCAGAAATGTCACCACAATTTTATGACAAGTACTTCGAAGATTACTTCTCAAAACTATCGTTGTCACAACTTCCACAAAGCCAACCCTTACGGGAAattcatttcataaaatatcCCACAAGTAATGCAGCTGGCACTGTAATATTCAAGATCCACCATTCAATTGGAGATGGTTACTCTCTTGTGGGGGCTCTTCTTTCATGTCTACAAAGAGCTGATAACCCTTCTCTTCCCTTGACATTGCCTTCTGTCCAACCACGCGTAGACACATCTGGTGATCATGGTACCATCTTTAAGACTGTGCCCAAGATTTTCTCTTTGCTGTTCTACACCGTGTCTGATTTTTTGGGAAGCCTTATGAAGAGCAGTTTAGTTGAAGATGATCTGTCTCCAATCCGATCAGGAGATATTGGAATTGAGTTTCGTCCAATTGCTCTTGCCTCAATGACATTCTCTCTTggtcaaattaaacaaattaaggcTACTCTTGGTGTG ACAATAAATGATGTTATTACTGGAGCAATTTTCTTGGGAACTCGGTTATACATGCAAGAAATGAGCAAAGGGTCAAGCAATCATTCAAATTGTACAGCATTAGTGCTGCTTAATACAAGAATGTTTCGTAGTTACCAGTCAATTAAAGAAATGGTAAAACCCAAAGCAGAATCACCATGGGGCAACCATTTTGCCTTCTTGCATGTCCAATTACCTGAGTTGGTGGCCAGCACTGAGTTAAATCCAATAGAATTTGTCAGGAAATCTCAGCAAATCATCAAGCGAAAGAGAAGCTCTTGGGCTGTCCATCTCACTGCTGCATTCGTTGAGAccgtgaagaaattaaaaggacaTGAG GTAGCAGCCCAATGCATTCATAAAACACTGCTGAACGCAAGCGTGTTAATAACAAATATGATTGGCCCAGTGGAAAAGATGTGTTTGGCTAATCACCCAATCAAAGACATGTTCTTTGTCCTTGCTGGCAATCCTCAG AGTCTTACCATAACAATTGTAAGCTATATGGACAATCTAAGGGTTACAGTGGGAGCTGAGAAGGGCTTCGTAGATGTCCAAAAGTTGAAGTCATGCATAGAGGAAGCTTTCCAGATGATACTCAAATCTGCTGCCGGTGAAATTCAGCAAATGAAATAA